A region from the Helicoverpa armigera isolate CAAS_96S chromosome 6, ASM3070526v1, whole genome shotgun sequence genome encodes:
- the LOC110373072 gene encoding peritrophin-48: MSARAPVCPRLATALSALAAISVFARIASVQGFECHRDGFHTDYDSDCQKYVRCSSGEVTGRYSCPEGRVFSEAEAACVPRERRPCIRRECAPNDTLGYASPGTACRQYYRCENGTAIERSCPTGAWFDLEHQACTRGAGTCFEPVCAGLPDGDYPDVSQDCRRILHCRGSELRTVSSCGAACSSSCPPPRAAAVPLPAGDADFCSDEACSSLCRDTPDGAYADRTTSCREYFVCEANRVIRRGVCEPGLLFSDGACEPAAHTVCPPPALSPCFNRHDGLHRDWHDCKSWFECRRERVIKRGTCAPGLVFDGTGCAPSDTFLCDGPAVSADCEGLPSGTYQDLESNCTRYFHCEGRFRTMLECPPGQVYDGVRCSPESRYLCPSLERESCYGRPDGRYRAADSGCRGYYECVRGEKAVYACPVGRVFDGDSCVPARPELCVREDYSCEGLSNGYHAEIESGCRRYFYCEHGDRLVTLSCLGGKVFDGRACVRGSRAQCGGAVAEAEGCARDGFFVQAGSGCRRYYFCVGGVRTALSCGAGQLFNGQLCVPRAQHSCPG; encoded by the exons ATGTCTGCGCGCGCGCCCGTCTGTCCGCGCCTCGCCACCGCGCTCAGCGCGCTCGCCGCGATCTCCGTCTTCGCGAGGATCGCCA gTGTTCAGGGTTTTGAGTGCCACAGAGACGGTTTTCACACAGACTATGACTCAGATTGTCAAAAATATGTGCGGTGCAGCAGTGGTGAAGTGACCGGTCGGTATTCGTGCCCTGAGGGTCGAGTGTTCAGTGAAGCCGAAGCTGCGTGTGTTCCCCGCGAGCGCCGGCCCTGCATCCGCCGGGAGTGCGCGCCTAACGATACGCTCGGGTATGCCAGTCCGGGCACTGCTTGCCGTCAGTACTACCGATGTGAAAACGGCACGGCCATAGAGCGCTCCTGCCCTACGGGAGCATGGTTCGACCTCGAACACCAAGCGTGCACGCGTGGTGCTGGCACATGCTTCGAGCCGGTGTGTGCCGGTCTACCGGACGGCGACTATCCTGATGTCTCTCAGGACTGTCGCCGCATACTACACTGTCGTGGCAGTGAACTTCGTACGGTGTCGTCGTGCGGCGCGGCGTGTTCATCTTCATGTCCACcaccccgcgccgccgccgtgcCGTTGCCGGCTGGTGACGCAGACTTTTGCTCAGACGAAGCTTGTTCATCCTTGTGCCGCGACACGCCTGATGGAGCCTATGCAGACCGCACTACCAGCTGCCGCGAGTATTTTGTGTGTGAAGCCAACCGAGTGATACGCCGGGGAGTGTGCGAACCGGGCCTACTGTTCTCGGATGGTGCATGCGAGCCGGCCGCTCATACAGTGTGCCCGCCGCCTGCGCTTAGCCCTTGCTTCAACAGGCACGATGGACTGCATCGCGACTGGCACGACTGCAAATCCTGGTTCGAATGTCGGCGGGAGCGAGTTATAAAGCGTGGTACGTGTGCACCGGGATTAGTTTTCGACGGTACCGGATGTGCGCCTTCTGATACATTTTTATGCGACGGACCAGCAGTTTCAGCCGACTGTGAGGGACTCCCTAGTGGTACATATCAAGACCTCGAGTCTAACTGTACGAGATACTTTCACTGTGAAGGCCGTTTCCGTACGATGCTGGAGTGTCCTCCAGGGCAGGTGTATGATGGAGTGCGGTGTTCACCGGAGTCACGTTACTTATGCCCTAGCCTGGAGCGAGAATCCTGCTACGGCCGGCCGGACGGGCGGTACCGCGCTGCCGACTCCGGCTGCCGCGGGTACTACGAGTGCGTGCGAGGCGAGAAGGCCGTCTACGCGTGCCCAGTGGGACGCGTGTTCGACGGTGACTCTTGCGTGCCAGCACGGCCTGAACTGTGCGTGCGTGAGGACTACTCATGCGAAGGTCTCTCGAACGGTTACCACGCAGAGATCGAGTCAGGATGTCGAAG GTATTTCTACTGCGAGCACGGGGACCGGCTGGTGACGCTGTCGTGCCTGGGCGGCAAGGTGTTCGACGGGCGGGCGTGCGTGCGGGGCTCGCGGGCGCAGTGCGGCGGCGCGGTCGCGGAGGCGGAGGGCTGCGCACGCGACGGGTTCTTCGTGCAGGCGGGGTCGGGCTGCCGGCGCTACTACTTCTGCGTGGGCGGCGTGAGGACGGCGCTGTCGTGCGGCGCGGGGCAGCTGTTCAACGGACAGCTGTGCGTGCCGCGCGCGCAGCACTCGTGCCCCGGCTGA
- the LOC110373073 gene encoding WD repeat and FYVE domain-containing protein 2: MAAEIKPAPRTPNDRFSTTKKPALLSKLEGCTDDVNAAVVIPGEDGVISVCDDKTVRVWLKRDSGQYWPSICQYMPSGCTSMFYTPETRQLFIGQENGTVSEFTLATDCNRINPAREYLAHTARVTAVNFSLSCEWVLSVSRDKLFAYHCSETGRRIGGYSFEAWCTSLQFDSQSKYAFVGDYSGQITMLKLDNNGATLVTTLKGHTGSVRVLNWAPLPQLLFSGSFDQTIIVWDIGGQKGTAYELQGHSNKVTGLWYVGSCERLISAGEDGALGVWEMGVRRRETPAWKESDLCQICRAPFIWNVRAMMEKKQLGLRQHHCRWCGAAVCAACSPHRLPLPVMGFEFPQRVCTACYDTLRHEPRESLASFHDMKHAVSSLYMDEATGRMCTAGKDRVIKVWDVGVLLAPAPRPSAADQ, translated from the exons atgGCTGCTGAAATCAAGCCTGCACCAAGGACACCCAACGATAGGTTCTCTACTACAAAAAAACCTGCCCTTCTAAGCAAATTGGAAGGCTGTACCGACGATGTAAATGCAGCGGTCGTTATACCTGGCGAGGACGGTGTAATTAGCGTTTGTGATGATAA AACAGTGCGAGTATGGCTAAAACGTGACTCAGGGCAATACTGGCCATCTATTTGCCAGTATATGCCATCAGGGTGCACTTCCATGTTCTACACGCCAGAGACAAGGCAACTCTTTATTGGCCAGGAGAACGGAACAGTCTCCGAGTTCACATTGGCAACAGATTGTAATAGGATAAATCCT GCTCGCGAGTATTTAGCGCACACAGCTCGCGTGACTGCCGTGAACTTCTCTCTGAGTTGCGAGTGGGTTCTCTCTGTGAGTCGAGACAAGTTGTTCGCCTACCATTGCAGTGAGACTGGCAGGAGGATCGGTGGTTACTCCTTCGAAGCATGGTGTACGTCGTTGCA ATTCGACTCCCAGTCGAAATACGCTTTTGTTGGCGACTACAGCGGCCAGATAACGATGCTGAAGTTAGATAACAATGGTGCCACGCTTGTTACTACGCTCAAGGGTCACACTGG ATCCGTAAGAGTACTGAACTGGGCCCCTCTGCCTCAGCTGTTATTCAGCGGGTCATTTGACCAGACGATAATAGTGTGGGACATAGGAGGTCAAAAGGGCACAGCTTACGAACTACAGGGCCACAG CAACAAAGTAACAGGTCTATGGTACGTGGGCAGCTGCGAGCGTCTGATCTCAGCGGGCGAGGACGGCGCCCTCGGCGTGTGGGAGATGGGGGTGAGACGCCGCGAGACACCCGCCTGGAAGGAGTCCGACCTCTGCCAGATATGCCGAGCTCCCTTTATATGGAACGTTAGGGCTATGATGGAGAAGAAGCAGCTTG GTCTCCGGCAGCACCACTGCCGCTGGTGCGGCGCGGCGGTGTGCGCGGCGTGCTCGCCGCACCGGCTGCCGCTGCCCGTCATGGGCTTCGAGTTCCCGCAGCGCGTCTGCACCGCCTGCTACGACACGCTGCGCCATGAACC TCGCGAATCGCTCGCGTCGTTCCACGACATGAAGCACGCGGTATCGTCGCTGTACATGGACGAGGCGACGGGCCGCATGTGCACGGCCGGCAAGGACCGCGTCATCAAGGTGTGGGACGTGGGCGTGCTgctcgcgcccgcgccgcgcccctCCGCCGCCGACCAGTAG
- the Got2 gene encoding aspartate aminotransferase, mitochondrial yields MPPSMSLTAQVLARNTNVPMFYAASRAASSFWGKVPMGPPDVILGITEAYKKDKHPKKVNLGVGAYRDDEGKPFILPSVRKAEELVYSKCMNHEYAPIAGEAVYTKAVAELAFGQCSLALKEKTNCTVQTLSGTGALRLGLEFITKHYEQVKEVWFPTPTWGNHPQICNTLKLPHKKYRYYDPKTHGFNLQGACEDICSMPEGSIILLHACAHNPTGVDPKKEEWQTLSKIIKEKKLLPFFDMAYQGFATGNVDNDAYAVRLFEKEGHQLMLAQSFAKNMGLYGERVGALTFLCGDPDTAANMMSQLKIMIRTMYSNPSINGSRLVTEILTSPELKKEWLEDVKLMADRIITMRKRLRSGIEKHGNKNDWKHITDQIGMFCYTGLKPNEVERLTKEFHIYLTKDGRISVAGISSNNVDYIAEAMHKVTSK; encoded by the exons ATGCCTCCCTCTATGTCGTTGACGGCTCAAGTGTTAGCAAGGAATACCAATGTGCCTATGTTTTACGCAGCCTCGAGGGCTGCCAG CTCTTTCTGGGGCAAAGTTCCTATGGGACCCCCGGACGTCATCCTGGGCATCACGGAAGCTTACAAGAAAGACAAACACCCTAAGAAGGTGAACCTGGGTGTTGGTGCGTACAGAGACGATGAAGGAAAACCTTTCATCTTGCCATCAGTGAGGAAG GCAGAAGAGCTGGTCTACAGCAAATGCATGAACCACGAGTATGCACCGATTGCTGGGGAGGCAGTATACACCAAAGCTGTGGCTGAACTGGCCTTCGGACAATGCAGTTTAGCACTCAAAGAGAAAACCAACTGCACAGTACAG ACATTATCCGGTACTGGAGCCCTCCGACTAGGTCTGGAGTTCATTACAAAGCATTACGAGCAGGTGAAGGAAGTGTGGTTCCCCACCCCCACCTGGGGCAACCACCCTCAGATCTGTAACACCCTCAAGCTGCCCCACAAGAAGTACCGCTACTATGACCCCAAGACGCATGGCTTCAACCTGCAGGGTGCCTGCGAAGATATCTGT TCAATGCCCGAAGGCTCCATCATTCTTCTGCACGCCTGTGCACACAACCCCACTGGTGTCGACCCCAAAAAGGAAGAGTGGCAAACTCTGTCGAAG ATTATCAAAGAGAAGAAGTTGCTGCCATTCTTTGACATGGCATACCAAGGATTTGCCACCGGCAACGTTGACAACGACGCCTATGCCGTACGTCTCTTTGAAAAGGAAGGCCACCAACTGATGCTTGCACAGAGTTTTGCTAAGAACATGG GTTTGTACGGAGAGCGTGTGGGAGCTCTCACCTTCCTTTGTGGGGACCCCGACACTGCCGCCAACATGATGTCCCAGCTCAAGATCATGATCCGCACCATGTACTCCAACCCCTCCATCAATGGATCCCGCCTCGTCACAGAAATCCTCACCTCCCCCGAACTCAAGAAAGAATG GTTAGAGGATGTCAAACTCATGGCCGACCGTATCATCACGATGCGCAAACGTCTGCGCTCTGGTATCGAGAAGCACGGCAACAAGAACGACTGGAAACACATTACTGACCAGATCGGCATGTTCTGCTACACTGGACTCAAGCCCAATGAG